One region of Streptomyces rishiriensis genomic DNA includes:
- a CDS encoding MFS transporter: MTSAEAAVPAETDRTITTDIPARLDRLPWSRWHWTIVFGLGTVWILDGLEVTVVGNIASRLSEPGSGLPITSGQVTGIAAALYVAGACVGALFWGRLTDKWGRKKLFMITLAVYLAATALTAISFDTWWFLLFRFLTGFGIGGEYAAINSAIDELIPAQYRGRVDLIINGSFWLGAVAGSLLSIVALNTEIFAADVGWRLTFALGAVLALVILLVRRHVPESPRWLLIHGRDREAEEIVTSIEQQIEQERGERLPRAESELTIHQRRSVSFVEIARTVFSSYRRRAVLGFSLFIGQAFLYNAITFGFGAILTKFFDVPSGNTGYYFAVIAIGNFCGPLLLGKLFDTVGRRVMISSTYLLSGLLLFGTAWLFDQGSLTATTMTACWCVVLFFASAGASSAYLTVSEIFPMETRAMSIAFFYALGTAAGGISGPLLFAELTDTGKVGDTVLAFCIGAGLMCAAGLVAVFLAVKAERRSLEDIAQPLTAAAKETEATTPGGPTPSAPRKATA, from the coding sequence ATGACCAGCGCAGAAGCAGCCGTGCCGGCCGAGACGGACCGCACGATCACCACCGACATCCCCGCCCGCCTCGACCGGCTGCCCTGGTCGCGCTGGCACTGGACCATCGTCTTCGGGCTCGGCACCGTATGGATCCTGGACGGCCTGGAGGTCACGGTCGTCGGGAACATCGCGAGCCGGTTGTCCGAGCCGGGAAGCGGCCTGCCGATCACCTCCGGCCAGGTCACCGGTATCGCGGCCGCGCTGTATGTGGCGGGCGCCTGTGTCGGCGCCCTCTTCTGGGGGCGGCTGACCGACAAGTGGGGCCGCAAGAAGCTGTTCATGATCACCCTCGCGGTGTATCTGGCGGCCACCGCCCTGACCGCGATCTCCTTCGACACCTGGTGGTTCCTGCTCTTCCGCTTCCTCACCGGCTTCGGCATCGGCGGTGAGTACGCGGCCATCAACTCCGCGATCGACGAACTCATCCCCGCGCAGTACCGGGGCCGCGTCGACCTGATCATCAACGGCAGCTTCTGGCTGGGCGCGGTCGCCGGTTCGCTGCTGTCGATCGTCGCCCTGAACACGGAGATCTTCGCGGCGGACGTCGGCTGGCGGCTGACGTTCGCGCTGGGCGCCGTCCTCGCCCTGGTCATCCTGCTCGTACGGCGGCACGTCCCGGAGAGCCCGCGGTGGCTGCTGATCCACGGCCGGGACCGGGAGGCCGAGGAGATCGTCACCTCGATCGAACAGCAGATCGAGCAGGAGCGGGGGGAGCGGCTGCCCCGGGCCGAGAGCGAGCTCACCATCCACCAGCGCCGCAGCGTCTCCTTCGTCGAGATCGCCCGCACGGTGTTCTCCTCCTACCGGCGCCGCGCGGTCCTCGGCTTCTCCCTCTTCATCGGGCAGGCCTTCCTCTACAACGCGATCACCTTCGGCTTCGGCGCGATCCTGACCAAGTTCTTCGACGTGCCGAGCGGCAACACCGGCTACTACTTCGCCGTCATCGCCATCGGCAACTTCTGCGGTCCGCTGCTGCTGGGCAAGCTGTTCGACACGGTGGGCCGACGGGTGATGATCTCCTCGACGTATCTGCTCTCGGGTCTGCTGCTGTTCGGTACCGCCTGGCTGTTCGACCAGGGGTCGCTGACCGCGACGACGATGACGGCCTGCTGGTGCGTGGTGCTGTTCTTCGCGTCGGCGGGCGCGTCGAGCGCCTATCTGACGGTGTCCGAGATCTTCCCGATGGAGACCCGCGCGATGTCCATCGCCTTCTTCTACGCCCTCGGCACCGCAGCCGGCGGCATCAGCGGCCCGTTGCTGTTCGCCGAACTCACCGACACGGGCAAGGTCGGCGACACGGTCCTCGCCTTCTGCATCGGCGCGGGCCTGATGTGCGCGGCGGGCCTGGTGGCGGTGTTCCTGGCGGTCAAGGCCGAGCGACGCTCCCTGGAGGACATCGCCCAGCCGCTGACGGCGGCGGCGAAGGAAACCGAGGCGACGACGCCGGGCGGTCCGACGCCGAGCGCGCCGCGGAAGGCCACCGCCTGA
- a CDS encoding DUF445 domain-containing protein: MERMDRTEAEQPVGTRAVRTMTVFSAADEEKQRGVRRMKLTAAGLLLFVAVVYVLAEWASHRGAGPWAGYVAAAAEAGMVGALADWFAVTALFRHPLGLPIPHTAIIPNKKDQLGVSLGEFVGENFLSEDVVRQRLRVVGIGTRLGAWLAEPEHADRVTAELATALRGALTVLRDSDVQAVVGEAITRRADAQEIAPGIGKMLEKVVADGGHRRAVDLVVTRAYDWLVLHGDSVMGAVEGGAPGWTPRFVDKRIGERVYKELLRFCAEMRDMPSHPARGALDRFLTDFASDLQSDTDTRARVERLKGEVLGRGEVQDLIASAWTAVRSMIVAAAEDERSELRLRVRASLLSLGARMATERKVQEKVESWVEGAAVHVVTTYRKEITSLITDTVAGWDAEHTTRKIEANIGRDLQFIRINGTVVGSLAGVLIYTVARALGA, from the coding sequence ATGGAACGGATGGATCGTACGGAAGCGGAACAGCCCGTCGGCACCAGGGCGGTGCGCACGATGACCGTCTTCAGCGCCGCCGACGAGGAGAAACAGCGCGGTGTGCGCCGGATGAAGCTCACCGCGGCCGGGCTGCTGCTGTTCGTGGCCGTGGTGTACGTCCTCGCCGAATGGGCCTCCCACCGGGGCGCGGGCCCCTGGGCGGGCTATGTGGCGGCTGCCGCCGAGGCGGGCATGGTCGGTGCGCTCGCCGACTGGTTCGCGGTCACGGCGCTGTTCCGTCACCCACTCGGTCTGCCCATCCCGCACACCGCGATCATCCCGAACAAGAAGGACCAACTGGGTGTCTCGCTGGGCGAGTTCGTCGGGGAGAACTTTCTCTCCGAGGACGTCGTACGGCAGCGGCTGCGCGTGGTCGGCATCGGCACCCGGCTGGGCGCCTGGCTGGCCGAGCCGGAGCACGCCGACCGGGTGACGGCCGAGCTGGCGACGGCGCTGCGGGGCGCGCTCACGGTGCTGCGCGACTCGGACGTGCAGGCGGTGGTGGGGGAGGCGATCACGCGTCGCGCGGACGCGCAGGAGATCGCCCCGGGCATCGGGAAGATGCTGGAGAAGGTCGTCGCGGACGGCGGTCACCGGCGGGCCGTGGACCTGGTGGTGACCCGGGCGTACGACTGGCTGGTGCTGCACGGCGACTCGGTGATGGGCGCGGTGGAGGGCGGGGCGCCCGGCTGGACCCCCCGGTTCGTCGACAAGCGGATCGGTGAACGCGTCTACAAGGAGCTGCTGCGGTTCTGCGCGGAGATGCGGGACATGCCGTCCCACCCGGCCCGGGGCGCTCTCGACCGGTTCCTCACCGACTTCGCCTCCGACCTCCAGTCCGACACGGACACCCGGGCGCGCGTGGAGCGGCTCAAGGGTGAGGTGCTGGGCCGGGGCGAGGTCCAGGACCTGATCGCCTCCGCCTGGACCGCCGTCCGTTCCATGATCGTCGCGGCTGCGGAGGACGAGCGCAGTGAGCTGCGGCTGCGGGTGCGGGCCTCGCTGCTGTCCCTGGGCGCCCGGATGGCCACCGAGCGCAAGGTCCAGGAGAAGGTGGAGAGCTGGGTCGAGGGCGCGGCGGTGCACGTGGTGACGACGTACCGGAAGGAGATCACCTCCCTGATCACCGACACGGTCGCGGGCTGGGACGCGGAGCACACGACCCGCAAGATCGAGGCCAACATCGGCCGTGACCTCCAGTTCATCCGGATCAACGGCACGGTGGTGGGTTCGCTGGCCGGGGTGCTGATCTACACGGTGGCGCGCGCGCTCGGGGCGTGA
- a CDS encoding SGNH/GDSL hydrolase family protein: MTRRHGYALLSAITALIVGLSAAIYASAASDHGPGLEARAAGPAEVPGPGSAAPISTGVWVGTWAAAPVSGEPGTATDGMAGRTVRNVVHTSVGGTSARVTLSNLYGVGPLTVTHATLAVATGDGSAAAVADSLRRLTFGGATTVVVPPGGQTVSDAVTVAVPSDSDVLVSTYSPTSAGPVTYHPHARQTNYVAEGESTEDVTGAAFTGAGEYWRYLTALDVLSNRADGTVVALGDSITDGVTSTAGANRRWPDVLAGRLRASVADGGDTPRYGVVNEGISGNRVLTDDSRHGAAALNRFERDVLGRTNVKAVVIDLGINDILRDPGLADPQAVVDGLRTLVERAHAHGIRVIGTTLTPFRGHRGYSDGRENVRQLINQAIRADAVFDTVVDLDRALRDPYDPRSLRPEYDSGDHLHPSDRGYRKMARTIDLTELDGPAPARL, encoded by the coding sequence ATGACCAGGCGACACGGTTATGCCCTCCTGTCGGCGATCACCGCCCTGATCGTGGGCCTTTCCGCCGCCATATACGCGTCCGCCGCCTCCGACCACGGTCCCGGGCTCGAAGCCCGGGCGGCCGGCCCCGCCGAGGTCCCCGGTCCCGGCAGCGCCGCGCCCATCTCGACGGGCGTCTGGGTCGGCACCTGGGCGGCCGCGCCGGTCAGCGGTGAACCGGGCACCGCGACCGACGGCATGGCGGGCCGCACGGTCCGCAACGTCGTGCACACCAGCGTCGGCGGGACGAGTGCCCGCGTCACGCTGTCCAACCTCTACGGCGTGGGCCCGCTCACCGTGACGCACGCCACCCTCGCCGTCGCCACCGGCGACGGGAGCGCGGCCGCGGTTGCCGACTCCCTGCGCCGGCTCACCTTCGGCGGCGCCACGACGGTCGTCGTCCCGCCCGGCGGGCAGACGGTCAGCGACGCCGTGACCGTCGCCGTCCCGTCCGACTCCGACGTCCTGGTCAGCACCTATTCCCCGACCTCCGCCGGGCCGGTCACCTACCACCCGCACGCCCGGCAGACCAACTACGTCGCCGAGGGCGAGTCCACCGAGGACGTCACCGGCGCCGCGTTCACCGGGGCCGGCGAGTACTGGCGCTACCTGACCGCCCTCGACGTGCTCAGCAACAGGGCGGACGGCACCGTCGTCGCCCTGGGCGACTCCATCACCGACGGCGTCACCTCCACCGCGGGCGCGAACCGCCGCTGGCCCGACGTCCTCGCCGGCCGGCTGCGGGCGAGCGTCGCCGACGGCGGGGACACGCCCCGCTACGGCGTCGTCAACGAGGGCATCAGCGGGAACCGGGTCCTCACCGACGACTCCCGCCACGGCGCCGCAGCGCTCAACCGCTTCGAGCGGGACGTCCTCGGCCGTACGAACGTCAAGGCCGTCGTCATCGACCTCGGCATCAACGACATCCTGCGCGACCCCGGGCTCGCCGACCCGCAGGCGGTCGTGGACGGCCTGCGCACCCTCGTCGAGCGTGCCCACGCCCACGGCATCAGGGTCATCGGCACCACCCTCACGCCGTTCCGCGGCCACCGCGGCTACAGCGACGGCCGCGAGAACGTGCGGCAGCTGATCAACCAGGCGATCCGGGCGGACGCGGTGTTCGACACGGTCGTCGACCTCGACCGGGCGCTGCGCGACCCGTACGACCCGCGCAGCCTGCGTCCGGAGTACGACTCGGGCGACCATCTGCACCCCAGCGACCGGGGCTACCGCAAGATGGCGCGGACCATCGATCTGACGGAACTGGACGGCCCGGCGCCCGCCCGGCTGTGA
- a CDS encoding DUF1707 SHOCT-like domain-containing protein — protein sequence MTDDAAPGLPDLRASDADRERVAEVLRDALAEGRLDMTEFEERLEETYKARTYRELAPITRDLPVAGFTSPAVVSLHKEPPQEGSWAARIVGGEGSSTWAVAVMSGFQRRGRWTVPRRFTCFAFWGGGEIDLREANFAAGEVEINCFAIMGGMQITVPPGVEVVVRGIGVMGGFDQQETGVPGDPDAPRVVVGGFAFWGGVGIERKKTRAARRQERLDRRAAKRELRSSSRDEDGEDRRPTLEGHEDRGLGHGLGHGLGAGTADPRKEQRERRYGN from the coding sequence ATGACCGACGACGCAGCCCCGGGCCTGCCGGATCTCCGCGCCTCCGACGCCGATCGTGAGCGGGTCGCCGAGGTCCTGCGGGACGCCCTCGCGGAGGGCCGGCTCGACATGACGGAGTTCGAGGAGCGGCTGGAGGAGACGTACAAGGCGCGCACGTACCGCGAGTTGGCGCCGATCACCAGGGACCTGCCGGTCGCCGGGTTCACCTCCCCGGCCGTCGTGTCACTGCACAAGGAGCCTCCGCAGGAGGGGAGTTGGGCGGCACGGATCGTGGGCGGCGAGGGTTCGTCGACCTGGGCGGTGGCCGTGATGTCCGGCTTCCAGCGCAGGGGTCGCTGGACGGTGCCCCGGCGGTTCACCTGCTTCGCCTTCTGGGGCGGCGGGGAGATCGACCTGCGGGAGGCCAACTTCGCCGCCGGTGAGGTCGAGATCAACTGCTTCGCGATCATGGGCGGGATGCAGATCACGGTGCCGCCGGGGGTCGAGGTCGTGGTCCGCGGGATCGGCGTGATGGGCGGCTTCGACCAGCAGGAGACCGGTGTTCCCGGTGACCCGGACGCGCCGCGGGTGGTCGTCGGCGGGTTCGCCTTCTGGGGCGGGGTCGGCATCGAGCGCAAGAAGACGCGGGCCGCCCGGCGCCAGGAGAGGCTGGACCGCAGGGCGGCGAAGCGCGAGCTGCGTTCGTCGTCCCGGGACGAGGACGGGGAGGACCGCCGCCCGACGCTCGAGGGCCACGAGGACCGCGGACTCGGGCACGGGCTGGGACACGGCCTCGGGGCGGGGACGGCCGACCCGCGGAAGGAACAGCGGGAGCGCCGCTACGGGAACTGA
- a CDS encoding ABC transporter ATP-binding protein, whose translation MSESAFIEVDRVEKVFDVRRRTGFLRRELRRVRAVDSISFTVARGEMVGYIGPNGAGKSTTIKMLTGILTPSGGRLRVAGIDPSRERTRLAHRIGVVFGQRTTLWWDLPLIDSYRLMHRMYRIPDGRYRENLDRLVELLDLSALLEVPVRQLSLGQRMRGDIAAALLHDPEVLYLDEPTIGLDVVSKGRVREFLRELNTERGTTVLLTTHDLQDIEQLCSRVMVIDHGRLVYDGALAGLHEAGESERTLVVDLARELPPVDVGEAARVVKVDGPRQWLAFPAAASAAPLVARIAAEYPLVDLSVREPDIEAVIAKMLYSTGDAPQVPSDREASRETVVPAPGNS comes from the coding sequence GTGTCGGAAAGCGCGTTCATCGAGGTGGACCGGGTCGAGAAGGTCTTCGACGTGCGCAGGCGGACCGGTTTTCTGCGGCGGGAGCTGCGACGGGTGCGGGCGGTGGACTCGATCTCCTTCACCGTGGCGCGCGGTGAGATGGTCGGCTACATCGGGCCGAACGGCGCGGGCAAGTCGACGACGATCAAGATGCTGACGGGCATCCTCACGCCGAGCGGGGGCCGGCTGCGGGTCGCCGGGATCGATCCGTCCCGTGAGCGGACGCGGCTGGCGCATCGCATAGGGGTGGTGTTCGGGCAGCGTACGACGCTGTGGTGGGACCTTCCGCTGATCGACTCCTATCGGCTGATGCACCGCATGTACCGGATCCCGGACGGCCGTTATCGGGAGAACCTCGACCGGCTGGTCGAACTCCTCGACCTGTCAGCGCTGTTGGAGGTGCCGGTGCGTCAGCTGTCGCTCGGCCAGCGCATGCGCGGCGACATCGCTGCGGCCCTGCTGCACGATCCCGAGGTGCTCTATCTGGACGAGCCGACGATCGGTCTCGACGTGGTCTCCAAGGGGCGGGTGCGGGAGTTCCTGCGCGAGCTGAACACCGAGCGCGGCACGACGGTCCTGCTCACCACCCACGATCTCCAGGACATCGAGCAGCTCTGTTCCCGGGTGATGGTCATCGATCACGGCCGTCTGGTGTACGACGGTGCGCTCGCCGGGCTGCACGAGGCGGGGGAGAGCGAGCGGACGCTGGTGGTGGACCTGGCGCGGGAGCTGCCGCCGGTCGATGTGGGGGAGGCGGCGCGGGTGGTGAAGGTGGACGGGCCGAGGCAGTGGCTGGCGTTCCCGGCCGCGGCGTCGGCCGCTCCGCTCGTCGCCCGGATCGCGGCGGAGTACCCGCTGGTGGATCTGTCGGTGCGGGAGCCGGACATCGAGGCCGTCATCGCGAAGATGCTGTATTCGACGGGGGACGCCCCGCAAGTCCCCTCGGACCGGGAGGCGTCGAGGGAGACCGTAGTGCCGGCGCCCGGGAACTCGTAG
- a CDS encoding ABC transporter permease has protein sequence MWIRSTLAYRVSFVLTVVGGLLVTGLDFVAILLMFSQVDVLGGYTLPEVAFLYGLSATSFGLADLSIGSAGRLGSRVRDGTLDTLLVRPAPVLAQVAADRFALRRVARLIQGGLVLGYACVALDVVWSPVKVALVPVMLVCGGVIFAAVFVTGAAFQFVAQDASEVQAAFTYGGQTLLQYPPTVFGKELVRGVTFVLPLAFVNWVPAAHVLGRPYPLGLPEWAAFAPPLVAVACCAAAGLAWRAGLRTYRSTGS, from the coding sequence ATGTGGATCCGGTCGACGCTGGCGTACCGGGTGTCGTTCGTGCTGACCGTGGTCGGTGGTCTGCTGGTGACGGGGCTGGACTTTGTCGCGATCTTGCTCATGTTCTCGCAGGTGGACGTGCTCGGCGGTTACACGCTGCCGGAGGTCGCCTTTCTGTACGGGTTGTCGGCGACGTCGTTCGGGCTCGCGGATCTGTCGATCGGCTCGGCGGGCCGGCTGGGCTCGCGGGTGCGGGACGGCACGCTCGACACGCTGCTGGTGCGGCCCGCGCCGGTGCTGGCCCAGGTCGCCGCGGACCGGTTCGCGCTGCGCCGGGTCGCCCGGTTGATCCAGGGCGGGCTGGTGCTGGGCTATGCGTGCGTCGCGCTGGACGTCGTCTGGTCGCCGGTGAAGGTGGCGTTGGTGCCCGTCATGCTGGTGTGCGGCGGGGTGATCTTCGCGGCGGTGTTCGTGACCGGTGCGGCGTTCCAGTTCGTGGCGCAGGACGCGTCCGAGGTGCAGGCGGCGTTCACGTACGGCGGTCAGACGTTGTTGCAGTATCCGCCGACGGTGTTCGGCAAGGAGCTGGTGCGCGGGGTGACGTTCGTGCTGCCGCTGGCGTTCGTCAACTGGGTGCCGGCGGCCCATGTGCTGGGGCGGCCGTATCCGTTGGGGCTGCCGGAGTGGGCGGCGTTCGCGCCGCCGCTGGTGGCGGTGGCGTGCTGTGCGGCGGCGGGGCTGGCGTGGCGGGCGGGGCTGCGGACGTATCGGAGTACGGGGAGTTGA
- a CDS encoding ABC transporter permease, with protein sequence MGSARLYAAVAAGGFRRYATYRVATAAGVFTNTVFGLILVYTYLALWDERPHLGGYDQAQAVTYVWLGQALFATLAIQGGGFEIELMERIRTGEVAVDLYRPADLQAWWLASDLGRALFQLLGRGVLPFVFGALFFPTALPLDPVTWLAFAVTIALAMVVSYGIRFLVALSGFWLMDGTGAVQVLMVTGMFFSGMALPLNAFPRPLGDIVTLLPWSALLQTPADVLLGRTDPWPAFAFQAGWAVVLLAVGRLVQGAATRRVVVQGG encoded by the coding sequence TTGGGATCGGCGCGGTTGTACGCGGCCGTCGCGGCGGGAGGTTTCAGAAGGTACGCGACGTACCGGGTGGCCACGGCCGCGGGGGTGTTCACCAATACCGTTTTCGGCCTGATCCTCGTCTACACCTATCTGGCGTTGTGGGACGAGCGGCCGCATCTGGGCGGCTATGACCAGGCACAGGCGGTGACCTATGTGTGGTTGGGGCAGGCGCTGTTCGCGACGCTCGCGATCCAGGGCGGCGGGTTCGAGATCGAGTTGATGGAGCGGATCCGCACCGGCGAGGTGGCCGTGGACCTGTATCGGCCGGCCGATCTCCAGGCGTGGTGGCTGGCGAGTGATCTGGGGCGGGCGCTGTTCCAGTTGCTGGGCCGCGGGGTGCTGCCGTTCGTCTTCGGGGCGTTGTTCTTTCCGACGGCGCTGCCGCTCGATCCGGTGACGTGGCTGGCCTTCGCGGTGACGATCGCGCTCGCGATGGTGGTCAGTTACGGGATCCGGTTCCTGGTGGCGCTGAGCGGGTTCTGGCTGATGGACGGCACGGGTGCGGTGCAGGTGCTGATGGTCACCGGGATGTTCTTCTCGGGGATGGCGCTGCCGCTCAACGCGTTTCCGCGGCCGCTCGGGGACATCGTGACGCTGCTGCCCTGGTCGGCCTTGCTGCAGACGCCCGCCGACGTGCTGCTGGGGCGGACGGATCCTTGGCCCGCGTTCGCTTTCCAGGCGGGCTGGGCGGTGGTGCTGCTGGCGGTGGGCCGCCTGGTGCAGGGGGCGGCGACGCGGCGGGTGGTGGTGCAGGGTGGGTGA
- a CDS encoding transglycosylase domain-containing protein, producing MSDEPQPQEPTEGSAPGAPEAGDRGSGEEGKKMKRPKRTGLRRLLPTWRMMLGTFVLGVLVLGGLFVLGYSMVKIPPANALATKQSNVYLYADGTEIARDGTVNRENVDLAQISKDAQHAVLAAEDRDFYTESAIDPKAMLRAGWNTATGKGKQSGSTITQQYVKNYYLAQEQTVTRKVKEFFISIKLDRETSKDDILEGYLNTSYFGRNAYGMQAAAKAYFGVEAAKLTPAQGAYLAALVNAPSEYDIIAHPENKAAAEARWNYVLDGMVTKGWLSESRRTGMKFPAVQETSGADTGMSGQRGYLVNAIKDYLRDNKIVTQEELDAGGYRITTTIDKSKQNAFVDAVDDKLMKKLDQKNRKVDTYVRAGGAAVEPKTGKVLALYGGIDYIKQYTNNATRQDFQVGSTFKPFVFTSAVENGSETQDGRQITPNTVYDGTNKRPIQGWSGGTYAPENEDYVNYGNIDVRTATDKSVNSVYAQMAVDVGPAKVKQTAIELGLPTDTPDLQPYPSIALGTANASVLDMAQAYATLANHGKHGTYTLIEKVTKDGSDVVDLPEQKSSQVVSREAADTTTSVLRSVVQNGTATAALAADRPAAGKTGTAEEDTAAWFAGYTPDLATVVAVMGQDPKTAHHKSLKGAMGLPRINGGGAPTEIWAQFTRNALKGTPASDFNLQIQEGGEQSAYPSAPPSEDEPTDDETDGSTPSSDATKGRTQGQTQGQTGGGTTTNGTTGTTSGTTSEGGTTSGNTSTGTTDGGTATGGTTSGTSSGTTDGNTSTGATDGATGDTGNTAGTTLGPQLTSTGWD from the coding sequence ATGAGTGACGAGCCACAGCCGCAGGAGCCCACCGAGGGCTCGGCACCCGGAGCACCCGAGGCGGGTGACCGAGGAAGTGGCGAGGAAGGCAAGAAGATGAAACGACCCAAGCGCACCGGCCTGCGCCGGCTCCTGCCCACCTGGCGGATGATGCTCGGCACGTTCGTCCTCGGCGTCCTGGTGCTCGGCGGACTCTTCGTCCTCGGCTACTCCATGGTCAAGATCCCACCGGCCAACGCGCTCGCCACCAAGCAGTCCAACGTCTACCTCTACGCAGACGGCACCGAGATCGCCCGTGACGGCACCGTCAACCGCGAGAACGTCGACCTCGCCCAGATCTCCAAGGACGCCCAGCACGCCGTCCTGGCCGCCGAGGACCGCGACTTCTACACCGAGTCCGCCATCGACCCCAAGGCGATGCTGCGGGCCGGCTGGAACACCGCCACCGGCAAGGGCAAGCAGTCCGGCTCCACGATCACCCAGCAGTACGTGAAGAACTACTACCTCGCGCAGGAACAGACCGTCACCCGCAAGGTGAAGGAGTTCTTCATCTCCATCAAGCTGGACCGCGAGACCTCCAAGGACGACATCCTCGAGGGCTACCTCAACACCAGCTATTTCGGCCGCAACGCCTACGGCATGCAGGCCGCCGCCAAGGCCTACTTCGGCGTCGAGGCCGCCAAGCTCACCCCCGCCCAGGGCGCCTACCTCGCCGCCCTGGTCAACGCGCCCAGCGAGTACGACATCATCGCCCACCCCGAGAACAAGGCCGCCGCCGAGGCCCGCTGGAACTACGTCCTCGACGGCATGGTCACCAAGGGCTGGCTCAGCGAGTCCCGGCGCACCGGCATGAAGTTCCCCGCGGTCCAGGAGACCTCCGGCGCCGACACCGGCATGTCGGGACAGCGCGGCTACCTCGTCAACGCGATCAAGGACTACCTGCGCGACAACAAGATCGTCACCCAGGAAGAACTCGACGCCGGCGGCTACCGCATCACCACCACCATCGACAAGAGCAAGCAGAACGCCTTCGTCGACGCCGTCGACGACAAGCTGATGAAGAAGCTCGACCAGAAGAACCGCAAGGTCGACACCTACGTCCGCGCGGGCGGCGCCGCCGTCGAACCCAAGACCGGCAAGGTCCTCGCCCTGTACGGCGGCATCGACTACATCAAGCAGTACACCAACAACGCCACCCGTCAGGACTTCCAGGTCGGCTCCACCTTCAAGCCGTTCGTCTTCACCTCGGCCGTCGAGAACGGCTCGGAGACCCAGGACGGCCGCCAGATCACCCCCAACACCGTCTACGACGGCACCAACAAGCGCCCCATCCAGGGCTGGAGCGGCGGCACCTACGCCCCCGAGAACGAGGACTACGTCAACTACGGCAACATCGACGTGCGCACCGCCACCGACAAGTCGGTGAACTCGGTGTACGCGCAGATGGCCGTCGACGTCGGCCCCGCCAAGGTCAAGCAGACCGCGATCGAGCTCGGCCTGCCCACCGACACCCCCGACCTCCAGCCCTACCCCTCCATCGCCCTCGGCACGGCCAACGCCAGCGTCCTGGACATGGCCCAGGCCTACGCCACCCTCGCCAACCACGGCAAGCACGGCACGTACACCCTGATCGAGAAGGTCACCAAGGACGGCTCCGACGTGGTGGACCTGCCCGAGCAGAAGTCCTCCCAGGTCGTCAGCCGCGAGGCCGCCGACACCACCACCTCGGTCCTGCGCAGCGTCGTCCAGAACGGCACCGCCACCGCGGCCCTCGCCGCCGACCGGCCCGCCGCCGGCAAGACCGGCACCGCCGAGGAGGACACCGCCGCCTGGTTCGCCGGCTACACCCCCGACCTGGCCACCGTGGTCGCGGTCATGGGCCAGGACCCGAAGACCGCCCACCACAAGTCCCTCAAGGGCGCCATGGGCCTGCCCCGTATCAACGGCGGCGGCGCGCCCACCGAGATCTGGGCCCAGTTCACCAGGAACGCCCTGAAGGGCACCCCTGCCTCGGACTTCAACCTCCAGATCCAGGAGGGCGGCGAGCAGTCCGCCTACCCCTCGGCCCCGCCCTCCGAGGACGAGCCCACCGACGACGAGACCGACGGCAGCACGCCGAGCTCCGACGCCACCAAGGGCCGGACGCAGGGTCAGACCCAGGGGCAGACGGGCGGCGGCACGACCACGAACGGCACCACCGGCACCACCTCCGGCACCACCTCCGAAGGCGGCACGACCAGCGGCAACACGTCGACCGGCACCACCGACGGCGGCACGGCCACCGGCGGAACGACCTCGGGCACCAGTTCCGGCACCACCGACGGCAACACGTCCACCGGCGCCACCGACGGCGCGACCGGAGACACCGGGAACACGGCGGGCACGACGCTCGGCCCCCAGCTGACGTCGACCGGCTGGGACTGA
- a CDS encoding DMT family transporter — MAWVLLVVAGLLEVGWSIGMKYTDGFTRLVPSLFTGAGIVASMLLLSYAARSLPIGTAYGVWVGIGAAGAAVVGMAVLGEPATAARIFFVCLLLVAVVGLKATGGH; from the coding sequence ATGGCCTGGGTTCTGCTCGTCGTCGCCGGTCTGCTGGAAGTCGGCTGGTCGATCGGGATGAAGTACACGGACGGGTTCACCCGGCTGGTGCCCAGTCTGTTCACCGGCGCCGGCATCGTCGCCAGCATGCTGCTGCTGTCGTACGCCGCCCGCTCCCTTCCCATCGGTACCGCCTATGGCGTCTGGGTCGGGATCGGGGCGGCGGGGGCCGCCGTGGTCGGCATGGCGGTGCTGGGAGAGCCGGCGACCGCCGCCCGGATCTTCTTCGTCTGTCTTCTGCTGGTCGCCGTGGTGGGGCTCAAGGCGACCGGCGGTCACTGA
- a CDS encoding GroES family chaperonin, whose translation MLHDRVLVKQEAGEGERRSGGGILIPATAAVGRRLAWAEVVAVGQNVRTVEPGDRVLYDPEDRAEVEVRGVAYVLMRERDLHAVAADRFEGSEDSTGLYL comes from the coding sequence ATGCTGCACGACCGTGTGCTCGTGAAGCAGGAGGCCGGCGAGGGCGAGCGGCGTTCCGGTGGCGGGATCCTGATTCCCGCCACCGCGGCCGTCGGTCGCCGGCTGGCGTGGGCCGAGGTCGTCGCGGTGGGCCAGAACGTGCGGACCGTGGAGCCGGGGGACCGGGTGCTGTACGACCCGGAGGACCGTGCGGAGGTCGAGGTGCGGGGTGTCGCCTACGTGCTGATGCGCGAGCGCGATCTGCACGCCGTGGCGGCCGACCGCTTCGAGGGCTCCGAGGACTCGACCGGCCTGTATCTCTGA